A single genomic interval of Nonomuraea rubra harbors:
- a CDS encoding RelA/SpoT family protein: MNPVLEPLFRTVRATHPKADLRLIERAYDVAAYHHRDQKRKSGDPYITHPLAVATILAELGTDDETLCAALLHDTVEDTAYSLDELRGDFGDTIGSLVDGVTKLDKVKFGDAAQAETVRKMVVAMSRDIRVLIIKLADRLHNMRTMRYLPEHKRHQKSRETLEIFAPLAHRLGMNTIKWELEDLAFAMLYPKRYDEIARMVSERAPRRDLFLQEVIEKVHGDLREAKIRAVVKGRPKHYYSVYQKMIARDVAFDDIYDLVGIRVLVDSVRDCYAALGTIHARWNPVPGRFKDYIAMPKFNMYQSLHTTVIGPEGKPVELQIRTHAMHHRAEYGVAAHWKYKEEVGAPGPTGKVKPGSDMAWLRQLLDWQKETSDPGEFLESLRFDLSVSEVYVFTPKGQVIALPEGATPVDFAYAVHTEVGHRCIGARVNGRLVPLESRLGNGDTVEIFTSKSPDAGPSRDWLKFVKSGRARNKIRQWFSKERRETAIEAGKEAIGRAMRKQGLPLQRLMSGEALLALARDLRYPDVSALYAAVGEGHIAAQAVVQKLVASIGGVDSAEEDIAETSLPTRLRGRPRGGGGAGVVVAGDADVWVRLSKCCTPVPGDEIVGFVTRGHGVSVHRADCTNVQQLKAQPDRLVEVSWSPSDDSVFLVAIQVEALDRPRLLSDVTRTLSDQHVNILSASVTTSRDRVAISKFTFEMGDPKHLGHVLKAVRSIQGVFDVYRVSGAGG, from the coding sequence ATGAATCCGGTGCTGGAGCCGTTGTTCCGCACGGTCAGAGCCACCCATCCCAAGGCCGATCTGCGGCTGATCGAGCGTGCCTACGACGTGGCCGCCTACCACCACCGTGACCAGAAGCGGAAGTCGGGCGATCCGTACATCACGCACCCGCTGGCCGTGGCGACGATCCTGGCCGAGCTGGGCACCGACGACGAGACGTTGTGCGCGGCGCTGCTGCACGACACGGTCGAGGACACCGCCTACAGCCTCGACGAGCTGCGTGGCGACTTCGGCGACACGATCGGGTCCCTGGTCGACGGCGTCACCAAGCTTGACAAGGTCAAGTTCGGCGACGCCGCGCAGGCCGAGACCGTGCGCAAGATGGTCGTCGCCATGTCGCGCGACATCCGCGTGCTGATCATCAAGCTGGCCGACCGCCTGCACAACATGCGCACCATGCGCTACCTGCCGGAGCACAAGCGGCACCAGAAGTCGCGCGAGACGCTGGAGATCTTCGCCCCGCTGGCCCACCGCCTGGGCATGAACACGATCAAGTGGGAGCTGGAGGACCTCGCGTTCGCCATGCTCTACCCGAAGCGCTACGACGAGATCGCCCGCATGGTGTCGGAGCGGGCGCCGCGCCGCGACCTGTTCCTGCAGGAGGTCATCGAGAAAGTCCACGGCGACCTGCGCGAGGCGAAGATCCGCGCGGTGGTGAAGGGCCGGCCGAAGCACTACTACTCGGTCTACCAGAAGATGATCGCCAGGGATGTCGCGTTCGACGACATCTACGACCTGGTGGGCATCCGCGTCCTGGTCGACAGCGTGCGCGACTGCTACGCCGCGCTCGGCACCATCCACGCCAGGTGGAACCCGGTGCCGGGGCGCTTCAAGGACTACATCGCGATGCCCAAGTTCAACATGTACCAGTCGCTGCACACGACGGTGATCGGTCCCGAGGGCAAGCCGGTGGAGCTGCAGATCCGCACCCACGCGATGCACCACAGGGCCGAGTACGGCGTGGCCGCGCACTGGAAGTACAAGGAGGAGGTCGGCGCCCCCGGCCCCACGGGGAAGGTCAAGCCGGGCAGCGACATGGCCTGGCTGCGCCAGCTCCTCGACTGGCAGAAGGAGACCTCCGACCCGGGCGAGTTCCTGGAGTCGCTGCGGTTCGACCTGTCGGTCTCCGAGGTCTACGTCTTCACCCCGAAGGGCCAGGTCATCGCCCTGCCGGAGGGTGCCACGCCGGTCGACTTCGCGTACGCGGTGCACACGGAGGTGGGGCACCGCTGTATCGGCGCCCGGGTCAACGGGCGGCTGGTGCCCCTGGAGTCGCGGCTCGGCAACGGCGACACGGTGGAGATCTTCACCTCCAAGTCGCCGGACGCCGGGCCGTCGCGCGACTGGCTGAAGTTCGTCAAGTCGGGCCGGGCCCGCAACAAGATCCGGCAGTGGTTCTCCAAGGAGCGCCGCGAGACCGCGATCGAGGCGGGCAAGGAGGCCATCGGCCGGGCCATGCGCAAGCAGGGCCTGCCGCTGCAGCGGCTGATGTCCGGCGAGGCGCTGCTGGCGCTGGCCCGCGACCTGCGCTACCCCGACGTGTCCGCCCTGTACGCGGCCGTCGGCGAGGGCCACATCGCGGCCCAGGCGGTCGTGCAGAAGCTGGTGGCCTCGATCGGCGGCGTCGACAGCGCCGAGGAGGACATCGCCGAGACCTCGCTGCCGACGCGGCTGCGCGGCCGTCCCCGCGGCGGTGGCGGCGCCGGCGTGGTGGTGGCGGGCGACGCCGACGTCTGGGTACGCCTGTCGAAGTGCTGCACCCCGGTGCCGGGCGACGAGATCGTCGGGTTCGTCACCCGGGGCCACGGCGTGTCGGTGCACCGGGCCGACTGCACCAACGTGCAGCAGCTCAAGGCGCAGCCCGACCGCCTGGTGGAGGTGAGCTGGTCGCCGAGCGACGACAGCGTGTTCCTGGTGGCCATCCAGGTGGAGGCGCTCGACCGGCCGCGGCTGCTGTCGGACGTCACCCGTACGCTGTCGGACCAGCACGTCAACATCCTCAGCGCCTCGGTCACGACGTCGCGCGACCGGGTGGCGATCAGCAAGTTCACGTTCGAGATGGGCGACCCCAAGCACCTGGGGCACGTGCTCAAGGCCGTGCGCAGCATCCAGGGCGTGTTCGACGTCTACCGGGTGAGCGGCGCGGGCGGCTAG
- a CDS encoding cupin domain-containing protein: MDPVAAARAFVEELFPGALYAFVGGSVLTGLRTATSDLDVVVVLDGLPAPYRESLRWREWPVELFAHSETSLAVYVDDGFEQRRPVLARICAEGAVVTDRTGGRASDLQSELADRLADGPSGLTDGQADRFRYVLSDLLDDLSGATDPGERAFIGWEVVQAAARTALGVGRAWQGSGKWLLRELRAHDAKLADELLDARDDPARLAAVATDVLERAGGRLWEGYRTQGDPFHQPLRHVPSGALSGETAQSGGMRRLAAVSGATTGSSRLWMGQTHVAPATRSSDHHHGASETAIYVVSGTPSFVFLEEGRERRIDAGPGDYVFVPPYVPHREENPDPSHEAVVVIARSTQEAVVVNLPDLRQH; encoded by the coding sequence ATGGACCCCGTCGCGGCCGCGCGTGCCTTCGTCGAAGAGCTGTTCCCCGGCGCCCTGTACGCCTTCGTCGGCGGCAGCGTGCTCACCGGGCTCCGCACCGCCACCTCCGACCTCGACGTCGTGGTGGTGCTCGACGGCCTGCCCGCCCCCTACCGGGAGTCGCTGCGCTGGCGCGAGTGGCCGGTGGAGCTGTTCGCGCACAGCGAGACCAGCCTGGCCGTCTACGTCGACGACGGCTTCGAGCAGCGGCGGCCGGTCCTGGCCCGCATCTGCGCCGAGGGCGCGGTGGTGACCGACAGGACGGGCGGCAGGGCCAGCGACCTCCAGTCCGAGCTGGCCGACCGCCTCGCGGACGGCCCGTCGGGGCTGACCGACGGCCAGGCCGACCGTTTCAGGTACGTGCTGTCCGACCTGCTCGACGACCTGTCGGGCGCGACCGATCCGGGCGAGCGGGCGTTCATCGGCTGGGAGGTCGTCCAGGCGGCCGCGCGGACGGCGCTGGGCGTGGGGCGGGCGTGGCAGGGCAGCGGCAAGTGGCTGCTGCGCGAGCTGCGCGCCCACGATGCGAAGCTGGCCGATGAGCTGCTCGACGCCCGCGACGACCCCGCCAGGCTGGCCGCCGTGGCCACGGACGTCCTTGAGCGGGCCGGAGGGCGTCTCTGGGAGGGTTACAGGACCCAGGGGGACCCCTTCCACCAGCCGCTGCGTCACGTGCCCTCAGGGGCGCTCTCCGGCGAGACGGCGCAGAGCGGCGGGATGCGGCGGCTGGCCGCCGTCAGCGGCGCCACGACCGGCTCGTCGCGGCTGTGGATGGGGCAGACCCACGTCGCCCCCGCCACCCGCTCGTCCGACCACCACCACGGCGCCTCCGAGACGGCCATCTACGTGGTCAGCGGCACGCCGTCGTTCGTGTTCCTGGAGGAGGGCCGGGAGCGGCGCATCGACGCGGGGCCGGGCGACTACGTGTTCGTGCCGCCGTACGTGCCGCACCGCGAGGAGAACCCCGACCCGTCGCACGAGGCGGTCGTGGTGATCGCGCGCAGCACGCAGGAGGCCGTCGTGGTCAACCTGCCCGACCTGCGCCAGCACTAG
- a CDS encoding DUF349 domain-containing protein, which produces MSTDPWGRVDDDGTVYVRTAEGERAVGSWQAGEPEEALAYFHRKYDELAGQVQLLEQRVRGTDLAPAQAEASITKLREAVSEAHAIGDLDALTRRLDGLTELVAQRREEVKAAREHARAEARAVKERIVGEAERIADETTHWKSGGERLRQLVEEWKAADRIDRVTEAALWKRLSAARTAFAKRRKQYFAGLDEQREGVRSAKERIVAEAEALADSTDWGQTAAIYRELMQQWKSAGRASREAEDELWARFKAAQDQFFQARSAVFAERDASLAANAEVKEVLLAEAEKLLPVTDVRTARAALRHVLERWEAAGPVPREQRDRLEGGLRKVDEAVRKAEDAEWKRSNPEARARAQSTVDQLRTSIEQLEKRLSKAQAAGRAKDVKEAEEALIARRSWLAEAERTLTEFS; this is translated from the coding sequence GTGAGCACCGACCCGTGGGGCCGGGTAGACGACGACGGCACCGTCTACGTGCGTACGGCTGAGGGAGAGCGGGCCGTCGGCTCCTGGCAGGCCGGTGAACCCGAAGAGGCACTGGCCTACTTCCATCGCAAGTACGACGAGCTGGCCGGTCAGGTGCAGCTGCTCGAACAGCGGGTCAGGGGCACCGATCTGGCCCCGGCACAGGCCGAGGCGAGCATCACCAAGCTGCGCGAGGCCGTCTCCGAAGCGCACGCCATCGGGGACCTGGACGCGCTGACGCGGCGGCTGGACGGCCTGACCGAGCTCGTCGCACAGCGCCGCGAGGAGGTCAAGGCGGCTCGCGAGCACGCGCGGGCCGAGGCCAGGGCGGTCAAGGAGCGCATCGTCGGCGAGGCCGAGCGCATCGCGGACGAGACCACCCACTGGAAGTCCGGTGGGGAGCGGCTGCGCCAGCTGGTGGAGGAGTGGAAGGCCGCCGACCGCATCGACCGGGTCACCGAGGCCGCGCTGTGGAAGCGGCTGTCGGCCGCGCGCACGGCGTTCGCCAAGCGGCGCAAGCAGTACTTCGCGGGGCTGGACGAGCAGCGCGAGGGCGTCCGCTCGGCCAAGGAGCGCATCGTCGCCGAGGCCGAGGCGCTCGCCGACTCGACCGACTGGGGCCAGACCGCGGCGATCTACCGCGAGCTGATGCAGCAGTGGAAGAGCGCCGGGCGGGCCTCCCGCGAGGCCGAGGACGAGCTGTGGGCGCGCTTCAAGGCCGCCCAGGACCAGTTCTTCCAGGCCCGTTCCGCGGTGTTCGCGGAGCGGGACGCCTCGCTGGCCGCCAACGCGGAGGTCAAGGAGGTGCTGCTGGCCGAGGCCGAGAAGCTCCTCCCGGTCACCGACGTACGCACGGCCAGGGCGGCGCTGCGGCACGTCCTGGAGCGCTGGGAGGCCGCCGGGCCCGTGCCGCGCGAGCAGCGCGACCGGCTGGAGGGCGGGCTGCGCAAGGTCGACGAGGCCGTGCGCAAGGCCGAGGACGCCGAGTGGAAGCGGTCCAACCCCGAGGCCAGGGCCCGCGCCCAGAGCACGGTCGACCAGCTCCGCACCTCGATCGAGCAGCTCGAGAAGCGGCTGTCCAAGGCGCAGGCCGCCGGGCGCGCCAAGGACGTCAAGGAGGCCGAGGAGGCCCTGATCGCCCGCCGTTCGTGGCTGGCGGAGGCCGAGCGCACGCTCACCGAGTTCAGCTAG
- a CDS encoding peptidylprolyl isomerase, which yields MATGKDRQKQLAREHYERQMQRRIEREQKAKRTAIIGSTVGVVIVVGGIVAAVALLGGNDTGTEAAASPSASAVPTDTAQASASTGPKPYDAKTGTCDYVKDASGGTVKDVGMPPAKVKTEPATKTMTFKTNLGDIVVELDNAKAPCTTNSLEFLAKKNYYDGSKCHRLGGDQFPMLQCGDPTAKADGKNETDGQGGPGYVMAEENLQGAQYKRGVMAMAKTQAPGSTGSQFFLVYGDIGLTPDYTPVGTITKGLDILDKVNKAGNIPSAMGDGTGAPKQTVEIKDVTIAGKS from the coding sequence GTGGCCACGGGGAAGGACCGGCAGAAGCAGCTGGCGCGCGAGCACTACGAGCGGCAGATGCAGCGCCGCATCGAGCGCGAGCAGAAGGCCAAGCGCACGGCGATCATCGGCTCCACCGTGGGCGTCGTGATCGTGGTCGGAGGCATCGTGGCCGCGGTCGCGCTGCTGGGCGGCAACGACACGGGCACCGAGGCGGCCGCCTCGCCGTCGGCGTCGGCCGTACCCACCGACACCGCTCAGGCGTCGGCGAGCACGGGGCCCAAGCCGTACGACGCCAAGACGGGCACGTGCGACTACGTCAAGGACGCCTCGGGCGGCACGGTCAAGGACGTCGGCATGCCGCCGGCGAAGGTCAAGACCGAGCCGGCCACGAAGACGATGACGTTCAAGACGAATCTGGGCGACATCGTGGTCGAGCTCGACAACGCCAAGGCGCCGTGCACCACGAACTCGCTGGAGTTCCTGGCGAAGAAGAACTACTACGACGGCAGCAAGTGCCACCGGCTCGGCGGCGACCAGTTCCCGATGCTCCAGTGCGGCGACCCGACGGCCAAGGCCGACGGCAAGAACGAGACCGACGGCCAGGGCGGCCCCGGCTACGTCATGGCCGAGGAGAACCTGCAGGGCGCCCAGTACAAGCGCGGCGTGATGGCCATGGCCAAAACGCAGGCTCCGGGCAGCACGGGCAGCCAGTTCTTCCTGGTTTACGGGGACATCGGGCTCACCCCGGATTACACGCCGGTGGGTACGATCACCAAGGGGCTCGACATCCTGGACAAGGTGAACAAAGCAGGCAACATCCCTAGCGCCATGGGAGATGGGACTGGAGCGCCAAAGCAAACCGTCGAAATCAAAGACGTGACAATCGCCGGCAAGAGCTGA
- a CDS encoding MBL fold metallo-hydrolase — protein MLIAGFPAGAFQTNCYVVAPAAGEECVIVDPGQDATEGVDELLREHRLKPVAVLLTHGHLDHVWSVAPVCGARDVPAWIHPDDRHLLSDPAAGWSDTSASLFGGITLSEPDDVRELSDGAVLQLAGLELVVDHTPGHTRGSVSFRLPGDEIMFSGDLLFAGSIGRSDLPGGDYATILRSLATKCLPLPDDTVVLPGHGPQTTIGRERATNPYLKEAAPHAGPTRGI, from the coding sequence ATGCTCATCGCAGGCTTCCCCGCAGGGGCCTTCCAGACCAATTGTTACGTCGTCGCGCCCGCGGCCGGCGAGGAGTGCGTGATCGTCGATCCAGGTCAGGACGCGACCGAGGGCGTCGACGAGCTGCTGCGCGAGCACCGGCTCAAGCCCGTCGCGGTCCTGCTGACCCACGGCCACCTCGACCACGTCTGGTCCGTGGCCCCCGTGTGCGGCGCGCGCGACGTGCCCGCGTGGATCCACCCCGACGACCGCCACCTGCTGAGCGACCCCGCCGCGGGCTGGTCCGACACCAGCGCCTCGCTGTTCGGCGGCATCACGCTGAGCGAGCCCGACGACGTGCGCGAGCTGTCCGACGGCGCCGTGCTCCAGCTCGCCGGCCTCGAGCTCGTGGTCGACCACACGCCCGGCCATACCAGGGGGTCGGTGAGCTTCCGGCTGCCCGGCGACGAGATCATGTTTTCGGGCGACCTGCTGTTCGCCGGCTCCATCGGCCGCTCCGATCTTCCCGGCGGCGACTACGCGACGATTCTGCGCAGCCTGGCTACCAAGTGTCTGCCGCTGCCTGACGATACGGTCGTTCTGCCGGGCCACGGACCACAGACCACGATCGGCCGCGAGCGCGCGACCAACCCGTACCTCAAGGAAGCAGCGCCGCACGCCGGTCCCACACGAGGGATCTAA
- the hisS gene encoding histidine--tRNA ligase produces MSFQAPKGTFDWLPPRSERVLAVREALAAPLRGAGYGYIETPVFEDTQLFARGVGESTDIVTKEMYTFPDKAGRSLTLRPEGTASVVRAVLQHNLHNGQLPVKLWYSGSQFRYERAQKGRYRHFWQVGAEALGSEDPALDAELIVLAVRGFASLGLQRVKLLLNSLGDKNCRPAYRAALQEFLRGLDLDEDTRARIEINPLRVLDDKRPEVQAQLAGAPLVVDHLCAACRAYHEEVRGLLTACEIAFEDDPRLVRGLDYYTRTTFEFVHDGLGSQSAVGGGGRYDGLSEMLDGPPLPSVGWALGVDRTFLAMEAEGLLGEDTAPRRVQVYGVPLGDDARRRMFLLVEELREAGVSADMAFGGKGLKGAMKGADRSGAAFALILGERDLAAKAVQVKDLGTAEQTEVPLDQVVDVLKEKVK; encoded by the coding sequence ATGAGCTTCCAAGCACCCAAGGGCACCTTCGACTGGCTGCCGCCCCGCTCCGAGCGGGTCCTCGCCGTACGCGAGGCACTGGCCGCGCCGCTGCGCGGGGCGGGCTACGGCTACATCGAGACGCCCGTCTTCGAGGACACGCAGCTGTTCGCCAGGGGCGTAGGCGAGTCGACCGACATCGTCACCAAGGAGATGTACACCTTCCCCGACAAGGCGGGACGCTCCCTGACGCTGCGCCCCGAGGGCACCGCCTCCGTCGTGCGCGCGGTGCTCCAGCACAACCTGCACAACGGCCAGCTCCCGGTCAAGTTGTGGTACTCCGGCAGCCAGTTCCGCTACGAGCGCGCCCAGAAGGGCCGCTACCGCCACTTCTGGCAGGTCGGCGCCGAGGCGCTCGGCTCCGAGGACCCGGCGCTCGACGCCGAGCTGATCGTGCTGGCCGTCCGCGGGTTCGCCTCGCTCGGGCTCCAGCGCGTCAAGCTGCTGCTCAACTCCCTGGGCGACAAGAACTGCAGGCCCGCCTACCGGGCCGCGCTGCAGGAGTTCCTGCGCGGGCTCGACCTCGACGAGGACACCCGGGCGCGCATCGAGATCAACCCGCTGCGGGTGCTCGACGACAAGCGGCCCGAGGTGCAGGCCCAGCTCGCCGGCGCGCCCCTGGTCGTCGATCACCTGTGCGCGGCCTGCCGGGCCTACCACGAAGAGGTCCGCGGCCTGCTGACCGCCTGCGAGATCGCGTTCGAGGACGACCCGCGGCTGGTGCGCGGGCTCGACTACTACACGCGCACCACGTTCGAGTTCGTGCACGACGGCCTCGGCTCGCAGTCCGCCGTGGGCGGCGGCGGGCGCTACGACGGGCTCAGCGAGATGCTCGACGGCCCGCCCCTGCCCAGCGTCGGCTGGGCGCTCGGCGTCGACCGCACGTTCCTGGCCATGGAGGCCGAGGGGCTGCTCGGTGAGGACACCGCGCCCAGGCGTGTCCAGGTGTACGGTGTCCCGCTGGGTGACGACGCGCGCCGCCGCATGTTCCTGCTCGTCGAAGAGCTGCGTGAGGCGGGCGTCAGCGCCGACATGGCCTTCGGCGGCAAGGGTCTCAAGGGCGCGATGAAGGGCGCCGACCGCTCGGGCGCCGCGTTCGCGCTGATCCTGGGCGAGCGTGACCTCGCGGCCAAGGCCGTGCAAGTGAAGGACCTGGGCACCGCCGAGCAGACCGAGGTGCCGCTGGACCAGGTCGTCGACGTCTTGAAGGAGAAGGTGAAGTGA
- the aspS gene encoding aspartate--tRNA ligase encodes MIRTHTAGSLREEHAGQQVTLAGWVARRRDHGGVVFIDLRDASGSAQVVFREEDHAHDLRAEYCVQVVGQVRVRPEGNENPDLPTGAIEVVAERVEVLSESAPLPFPIEGNVGVSEEARLKYRYLDIRRQQVANAMRTRSKATYLANEVMNELGFVYVETPTLTRSTPEGARDFLVPVRLQPGNWYALPQSPQLFKQLLQVAGLERYYQLAKCYRDEDLRADRQPEFTQIDVEMSFVDQEDVIEVGEKLIGRLWREIAGYELPTPLPRMTYADAMARYGSDKPDLRFGQELVEMTEYFANTSFRVFQADYVGAVVMPGGGSQTRKELDGWQEWARSRGAKGLAYVLVQEDGTLGGPVAKNLSEEELSGLAAKVGAEPGDAIFFAAGARNAARDLLGAARLEIGRRCDLIDESLWSFLWVVDAPMFEEDGEGGWTAVHHPFTGPKPEWADNFQDHPGEALAYAYDMVCNGMEIGGGSIRIHRAEMQQRVFDVLGISKEEAESKFGFLLEAFKYGPPPHGGIAYGWDRICMLLSGGDSIRDVIAFPKTASGFDPLTGAPTPITADQRKEAGVDAQPKTEA; translated from the coding sequence GTGATCCGCACGCATACCGCCGGGTCGCTCCGTGAGGAGCACGCCGGGCAGCAGGTGACGCTCGCAGGATGGGTGGCCCGCCGCCGTGACCACGGCGGCGTCGTCTTCATCGACCTGCGCGACGCCTCCGGCTCGGCGCAGGTGGTCTTCCGCGAGGAGGACCACGCCCACGACCTGCGCGCCGAATACTGCGTGCAGGTCGTCGGCCAGGTCAGGGTGCGCCCCGAGGGCAACGAGAACCCCGACCTGCCGACCGGCGCGATCGAGGTGGTGGCCGAGCGGGTCGAGGTGCTGAGCGAGTCCGCGCCGCTGCCGTTCCCGATCGAGGGCAACGTGGGGGTGTCGGAGGAGGCGCGGCTGAAGTACCGCTACCTCGACATCCGCCGCCAGCAGGTCGCCAACGCGATGCGCACCCGCTCCAAGGCCACCTACCTGGCCAACGAGGTGATGAACGAGCTCGGCTTCGTCTACGTCGAGACGCCCACGCTGACCCGCTCCACGCCCGAGGGCGCGCGCGACTTCCTGGTGCCGGTGCGCCTGCAGCCCGGCAACTGGTACGCGCTGCCGCAGTCGCCGCAGCTGTTCAAGCAGCTCCTCCAGGTGGCCGGGCTCGAGCGCTACTACCAGCTCGCCAAGTGCTACCGCGACGAGGACCTGCGGGCCGACCGGCAGCCGGAGTTCACGCAGATCGACGTCGAGATGTCCTTCGTGGACCAGGAGGACGTCATCGAGGTCGGCGAGAAGCTGATCGGCCGGCTGTGGAGGGAGATCGCCGGCTACGAGCTGCCGACCCCGCTGCCGCGCATGACGTACGCCGACGCCATGGCCCGCTACGGCTCCGACAAGCCCGACCTGCGCTTCGGCCAGGAGCTGGTCGAGATGACCGAGTACTTCGCGAACACCTCCTTCCGCGTCTTCCAGGCCGACTACGTCGGCGCCGTCGTCATGCCCGGCGGCGGCTCGCAGACCCGCAAGGAGCTCGACGGCTGGCAGGAGTGGGCCCGCTCGCGCGGCGCCAAGGGCCTGGCGTACGTGCTCGTCCAGGAGGACGGCACGCTGGGCGGCCCGGTCGCCAAGAACCTGTCGGAGGAGGAGCTGTCCGGCCTGGCCGCCAAGGTGGGCGCCGAGCCCGGCGACGCGATCTTCTTCGCCGCCGGCGCCAGGAACGCCGCCCGCGACCTGCTCGGCGCGGCCCGCCTGGAGATCGGCCGGCGCTGCGACCTCATCGACGAGTCGCTGTGGTCGTTCCTGTGGGTCGTGGACGCCCCCATGTTCGAGGAGGACGGCGAGGGCGGCTGGACGGCCGTGCACCACCCGTTCACCGGCCCGAAGCCGGAGTGGGCCGACAACTTCCAGGACCACCCGGGCGAGGCGCTGGCCTACGCCTACGACATGGTCTGCAACGGCATGGAGATCGGCGGCGGCTCCATCCGTATCCACCGGGCCGAGATGCAGCAGCGCGTGTTCGACGTGCTCGGCATCTCCAAGGAGGAGGCGGAGAGCAAGTTCGGCTTCCTGCTGGAGGCGTTCAAGTACGGCCCGCCCCCGCACGGCGGCATCGCCTACGGCTGGGACCGGATCTGCATGCTGCTGTCCGGCGGCGACTCGATCCGCGACGTGATCGCGTTCCCGAAGACGGCCTCCGGCTTCGACCCGCTCACGGGCGCGCCGACGCCGATCACGGCCGACCAGCGCAAGGAGGCGGGCGTGGACGCCCAGCCCAAGACCGAGGCGTAA
- a CDS encoding peptidylprolyl isomerase: MSGDDRQNEEDRQKELAREHKERQAKRAAEQSAKARRNTFIGAAVAVVVVAGGIFAATTLVGNDGASNAAAESTPSASASPSGSPVLPTALPSSTPKQAKDVTCTYKRDSSVPHKYVGLPPKKPNMKLSTMTIKTNHGDIVIDVDPNATPCSVNSMAFLAKKGFYEGNKCHRLAKPETSGLYLLQCGDPQAKADGKNKTDGQGNAGYVFGDEAVDVMPYSRGVVFLTQPLDAAGQNSSQFAISMSDENTQLEQVYSVLGVVKSGLEIIDKVAEGGVITNPDDITGDGGSTAPKIPIVIKKVILK; the protein is encoded by the coding sequence GTGAGCGGCGACGACCGCCAGAACGAAGAGGACCGCCAGAAAGAGCTGGCGCGGGAGCACAAGGAACGGCAGGCGAAGCGCGCGGCCGAGCAGAGCGCCAAGGCAAGGCGGAACACCTTCATCGGCGCGGCCGTGGCCGTCGTCGTGGTCGCCGGCGGCATCTTCGCCGCGACCACCCTGGTGGGCAACGACGGAGCGAGCAACGCGGCGGCCGAAAGCACGCCCTCCGCCTCGGCCTCGCCCTCGGGTTCGCCCGTCCTCCCGACGGCGCTGCCCAGCTCCACGCCCAAGCAGGCGAAGGACGTCACCTGCACGTACAAGCGCGACAGCTCCGTCCCGCACAAGTACGTGGGGCTGCCGCCCAAGAAGCCGAACATGAAGCTCTCGACGATGACGATCAAGACCAACCACGGTGACATCGTCATCGACGTGGACCCGAACGCCACCCCGTGCTCGGTCAACTCGATGGCCTTCCTCGCCAAGAAGGGCTTCTACGAGGGCAACAAGTGCCACCGCCTGGCCAAGCCGGAGACCTCCGGCCTGTACCTGCTGCAGTGCGGCGACCCGCAGGCCAAGGCCGACGGCAAGAACAAGACCGACGGCCAGGGCAACGCCGGCTACGTCTTCGGGGACGAGGCCGTGGACGTCATGCCGTACAGCAGGGGCGTGGTCTTCCTGACCCAGCCGCTGGACGCCGCAGGGCAGAACAGCAGCCAGTTCGCCATCTCGATGTCGGACGAGAACACGCAGCTGGAGCAGGTGTACTCGGTGCTGGGCGTGGTCAAGTCCGGCCTTGAGATCATCGACAAGGTCGCCGAGGGCGGCGTCATCACCAACCCCGACGACATCACGGGCGACGGCGGCTCCACCGCGCCGAAGATCCCGATCGTCATCAAGAAGGTCATCCTGAAGTAG
- a CDS encoding DUF2231 domain-containing protein, with translation MFDQILGLPAHPLIIHFAVVLTPLLVAVAVAYALLPRWRANVAWAVVLLALATPAAVFAARQSGESLKAARFGTAEGEMAARISTHQSFATPLLMSVLGLGVAALLLVYATRPSRDSVGRDRFGRPVSMILSALTVVLAAVSGYFVFQAGDSGARAVWS, from the coding sequence ATGTTCGACCAGATCCTGGGCCTGCCGGCCCACCCCCTGATCATTCACTTCGCCGTGGTGCTGACCCCGCTGCTCGTCGCGGTGGCGGTGGCGTACGCGCTGCTGCCGCGCTGGCGGGCGAACGTCGCGTGGGCGGTGGTCCTGCTCGCCCTGGCCACGCCGGCGGCCGTCTTCGCGGCCAGGCAGAGCGGCGAGAGCCTCAAGGCGGCCCGCTTCGGCACGGCCGAGGGCGAGATGGCCGCCCGCATCTCCACCCACCAGAGCTTCGCCACCCCGCTGCTGATGTCGGTGCTCGGGCTGGGCGTCGCGGCCCTGCTGCTCGTGTACGCCACCCGCCCCTCCCGCGACTCCGTCGGCCGCGACCGGTTCGGCCGCCCCGTCTCGATGATCCTCTCGGCGCTGACCGTGGTGCTGGCGGCCGTCTCCGGCTACTTCGTCTTCCAGGCCGGCGACTCGGGCGCCAGAGCGGTGTGGTCGTGA